A window of the Egibacter rhizosphaerae genome harbors these coding sequences:
- a CDS encoding ABC transporter permease: protein MSSPTEQSPRGPTTDSGLAAPGAVATESIDRGVPVRVVGGLGWIALRVYPIVLLLVVWQLLVTAELLSPFVLPGPVSVAERAWELVGDGSLQGELVTTLGRIFAAYGLALVVGTTLGLLMGRLTTVRLALRPLVAYLFPTPKIAIYPALLIIFGLGTASKVALGFAESVFPILLATAAASSQIDPRLLWSARALGTSERRTFPRVVLPASLPGILTGARIGLVGAIIGVYLGEMIAGGDGLGNMMDVGWRLLRTADMYVSIAVIAVLGLLLDRAFLTARRRLLAWSDEGAQ, encoded by the coding sequence GTGAGCAGCCCCACCGAGCAGAGTCCCCGTGGTCCCACGACCGACTCCGGGCTCGCCGCGCCCGGGGCTGTCGCCACCGAAAGCATCGATCGCGGGGTCCCTGTCCGTGTCGTGGGCGGCCTCGGCTGGATCGCGCTGCGGGTCTATCCGATCGTGCTCCTGCTGGTGGTCTGGCAGCTGCTCGTCACCGCCGAACTCTTGTCCCCGTTCGTGCTCCCCGGGCCCGTCTCGGTGGCGGAACGCGCCTGGGAACTGGTCGGCGACGGCAGCCTGCAGGGCGAACTGGTGACCACCCTGGGACGCATCTTCGCCGCGTACGGGCTCGCCCTGGTGGTCGGCACGACACTCGGGCTGCTCATGGGACGTCTCACCACCGTGCGCCTCGCACTGCGACCGTTGGTGGCCTACCTGTTCCCGACGCCCAAGATCGCGATCTACCCCGCGTTGTTGATCATCTTCGGGCTGGGGACGGCCTCGAAGGTGGCCCTCGGCTTCGCGGAGTCGGTCTTTCCCATCCTGCTCGCGACGGCGGCGGCGAGCTCGCAGATCGACCCGCGGTTGCTGTGGTCCGCGCGAGCGCTCGGCACCAGCGAGCGCCGCACGTTCCCCCGGGTCGTCCTGCCCGCCTCCCTGCCGGGGATCCTCACCGGGGCACGGATCGGTCTGGTGGGCGCGATCATCGGCGTCTACCTGGGCGAGATGATCGCCGGGGGCGACGGCCTCGGGAACATGATGGACGTGGGCTGGCGACTGCTGCGGACCGCGGACATGTACGTCTCCATCGCCGTCATCGCGGTGCTGGGGCTGCTCCTCGACCGCGCGTTCCTCACCGCGCGCCGTCGCCTGCTCGCCTGGAGCGACGAGGGGGCCCAATGA
- a CDS encoding amidohydrolase family protein, producing MTTILAHALVLTVDDRRRVLPDGAVAFDERSGRITAVGPADEVTAAAPSDAAIVDCTDRVITPGFVDTHVHLGEQLGRGLVPDHAGPTEWLPDWLFHLYGALEPDDERTCAELAVAELLLTGTTTFCEAGTLLDWRAAADVVEATGIRGQLGRWTSDQGPDGLPRLETTRAALDANEAMLDGCRDDYGDRVSASVILLGLGTASEPLLREAKELATDRGAGAAVMHASVHPDHGGQLVPAETLEELGWLDGATKLTHAVYVDMEDVERFAEAGVRVAHCPTAALRHVKGLHRYGLIPEMLESGVPVGLGSDSANGSNHFRMLQLMYLAATLYKDFRMDQRMIPPETALEMATRQGAACLWLDDEIGSLEVGKRADLVAWSTEHPEWRPLLHPVQNLVLNAPDRSVESVWVNGQQLVERGRLRTIDLDELLPRADAAASGLLARADLRAPWSWPSEGPGARGHHG from the coding sequence ATGACCACGATTCTCGCGCACGCGCTCGTGTTGACCGTGGACGACCGTCGGCGGGTGCTGCCCGACGGCGCCGTGGCCTTCGACGAGCGGAGCGGGCGCATCACGGCCGTCGGTCCCGCCGACGAGGTGACCGCGGCGGCGCCGTCGGACGCAGCGATCGTCGACTGCACCGACCGGGTCATCACCCCGGGGTTCGTCGACACGCACGTGCACCTCGGCGAACAGCTGGGCCGCGGTCTGGTGCCCGACCACGCCGGGCCCACCGAGTGGCTGCCCGACTGGTTGTTCCATCTCTACGGTGCCCTGGAGCCCGACGACGAACGCACCTGCGCGGAGCTCGCGGTCGCCGAGTTGTTGCTGACCGGTACGACCACGTTCTGCGAGGCGGGCACCCTGCTCGACTGGCGCGCGGCCGCCGACGTGGTGGAGGCCACCGGCATCCGCGGGCAGCTCGGCCGCTGGACCAGCGACCAGGGACCGGACGGACTCCCCCGCCTCGAGACGACACGTGCGGCGCTCGACGCGAACGAGGCGATGCTCGACGGCTGCCGCGACGACTACGGGGACCGGGTCAGCGCGTCGGTGATCCTCCTCGGCCTCGGCACCGCCAGCGAGCCCCTCTTGCGGGAGGCCAAGGAGCTGGCGACCGACCGCGGCGCCGGGGCCGCGGTGATGCACGCGAGCGTCCACCCCGACCACGGCGGCCAGCTCGTGCCCGCCGAGACGCTCGAGGAGCTCGGCTGGCTCGACGGCGCAACCAAGCTCACCCACGCGGTCTACGTCGACATGGAGGACGTGGAGCGCTTCGCCGAAGCCGGCGTCCGGGTCGCCCACTGCCCGACCGCCGCCCTTCGGCACGTCAAGGGCCTGCACCGCTACGGGCTGATCCCGGAGATGCTCGAGTCCGGCGTCCCCGTCGGACTCGGCAGTGACAGCGCCAACGGCTCCAACCACTTCCGGATGCTCCAGCTCATGTACCTCGCGGCGACCCTGTACAAGGACTTCCGGATGGACCAACGCATGATCCCGCCGGAGACGGCGCTCGAGATGGCGACGCGACAGGGCGCGGCCTGCCTCTGGCTCGACGACGAGATCGGGTCGCTGGAGGTCGGCAAGCGCGCCGACCTCGTGGCGTGGTCGACCGAGCATCCCGAATGGCGACCGCTCCTGCACCCCGTCCAGAACCTGGTGCTCAACGCGCCCGACCGCAGTGTCGAGAGCGTCTGGGTCAACGGCCAGCAGCTCGTCGAGCGTGGACGGCTGCGGACCATCGACCTCGATGAGCTGCTTCCCCGCGCCGACGCCGCAGCCAGCGGACTGCTGGCGCGCGCCGATCTGCGGGCCCCCTGGTCGTGGCCGAGCGAAGGGCCCGGCGCGAGGGGGCATCATGGCTGA
- a CDS encoding SDR family NAD(P)-dependent oxidoreductase, giving the protein MAEPPSLAGEVALVTGGNRGIGRAIAEELASSGARVGITGRDTAALEATSEQLGESVVAVRADVAHEEDVLRALDETHQAFGPVTCLVNNAAVSGPTAPVHELSADAFTSTLEANLVGPFLTARHALPAMIAAGHGSIVNIGSVAGVQSYPLRAPYAASKWGLEGLSRTLAAEVGPYGIRVNVVSPGPTEGQRSTDVIAHRAEALGQPFDELKEQYEARIPLRRFVTGSEVAATVRFLLSDAASGITGQSFRVSGGMEI; this is encoded by the coding sequence ATGGCTGAGCCACCCTCGCTGGCCGGCGAGGTCGCCCTCGTGACGGGCGGCAACCGCGGCATCGGCCGCGCCATCGCCGAGGAGCTCGCGTCCAGCGGCGCCCGGGTCGGGATCACCGGCCGGGACACCGCTGCGCTCGAAGCCACCTCGGAGCAGCTGGGGGAGTCGGTGGTGGCCGTCCGGGCCGACGTCGCGCACGAGGAGGACGTGCTCCGAGCGCTCGACGAGACCCACCAGGCATTCGGCCCCGTGACCTGTCTCGTCAACAACGCCGCGGTCAGCGGGCCGACGGCCCCGGTGCACGAGCTCTCGGCCGACGCGTTCACCTCCACCCTCGAGGCGAACCTCGTCGGGCCGTTCCTCACGGCTCGGCACGCGCTCCCGGCGATGATCGCCGCGGGCCACGGCAGCATCGTGAACATCGGCTCGGTCGCGGGCGTGCAGTCCTACCCCCTGCGTGCTCCCTATGCCGCGTCCAAGTGGGGTCTCGAAGGGTTGAGCCGCACCCTCGCCGCGGAGGTGGGCCCCTACGGAATCCGGGTGAACGTCGTCTCGCCGGGCCCCACGGAGGGGCAACGGTCGACCGACGTGATCGCCCACCGAGCGGAGGCCCTGGGTCAGCCGTTCGACGAGCTGAAGGAGCAGTACGAGGCACGGATCCCGTTGCGGCGGTTCGTCACGGGCTCGGAGGTCGCCGCCACCGTGCGGTTCCTGCTCTCCGATGCAGCGAGCGGGATCACGGGCCAATCATTCCGCGTGAGCGGGGGGATGGAGATCTGA
- a CDS encoding alpha-hydroxy acid oxidase, whose translation MDLEPLVARARERMGQPAFDYIVGGAEDERTLRDNEDAWHRLRLRPRVLRDVGSVDASTTLLDRATPTPIMVAPTAMHRLAHVDGEQGSAAAAAQVGAVFVAATMATQSLESVARVAPGARRWFQLYVHRDRGMTRDLVDRAADTGFEALVVTVDAPVPGIRRRDRANGFELPEDLELANVRASLNSDSGGAMDEYSDAALEPGLTFDDLAWLAALRDLPLFVKGVLRADDAAACIEAGASGVIVSNHGGRQVDGAVSTVDALREIAPRLDAGAELYVDGGVRSGTAVAAALALGARGVLVGRPVIWGLAAGGRDGAAAVLTELHEELERAMTLLGAPTVADLSPDLVAT comes from the coding sequence ATGGATCTCGAGCCGCTCGTGGCTCGCGCGCGCGAGCGGATGGGCCAACCGGCGTTCGACTACATCGTCGGCGGCGCCGAGGATGAGCGGACGCTCCGGGACAACGAGGACGCCTGGCACCGCCTGCGACTTCGGCCACGAGTCCTGCGCGACGTGGGCAGCGTCGACGCCTCGACCACCCTCCTCGACCGCGCGACCCCCACGCCGATCATGGTGGCTCCCACCGCGATGCACCGGCTGGCACACGTCGACGGTGAACAGGGATCGGCGGCGGCCGCCGCGCAGGTCGGCGCGGTCTTCGTCGCGGCGACGATGGCGACGCAGTCGCTCGAGTCCGTCGCCCGCGTCGCGCCGGGCGCGCGTCGGTGGTTCCAGCTCTACGTCCATCGCGATCGTGGGATGACGCGGGATCTCGTGGACCGTGCGGCCGACACCGGGTTCGAGGCGCTGGTGGTCACCGTCGACGCCCCCGTGCCGGGTATTCGCCGGCGTGACCGGGCAAACGGATTCGAGCTGCCCGAGGATCTGGAACTCGCGAACGTCCGCGCCAGCCTGAACTCCGACAGTGGCGGCGCCATGGACGAGTACTCCGACGCGGCCCTGGAGCCCGGCCTGACCTTCGACGACCTGGCCTGGCTCGCCGCGTTGCGCGACCTGCCGCTGTTCGTGAAGGGGGTGCTGCGCGCGGACGATGCGGCGGCCTGCATCGAGGCCGGTGCGAGCGGCGTCATCGTGTCGAACCACGGCGGCCGCCAGGTCGACGGTGCCGTGTCGACCGTCGACGCGCTCCGGGAGATCGCGCCGCGCCTCGATGCTGGCGCCGAGCTGTACGTCGACGGCGGCGTCCGCAGCGGCACGGCCGTTGCCGCGGCACTCGCACTGGGCGCTCGCGGGGTGCTCGTCGGCCGCCCGGTGATCTGGGGGCTCGCCGCGGGCGGTCGCGACGGCGCGGCAGCGGTCCTGACAGAGTTGCACGAGGAGCTCGAGCGAGCGATGACGCTGCTGGGCGCCCCGACCGTGGCCGACCTTTCGCCCGACCTCGTCGCGACATGA
- a CDS encoding zinc-dependent alcohol dehydrogenase yields MMRAACLEEDGRITCRLVPAPRPRSGELLVRTELAAVCGSDLHAVQGGIGAASPPYHPGYPGHEGVGTVVAGEASGLAPGRSVLTVPEAPTASGFAEYQALPAGSVVPLPVGIPPARLVLAQHLGTVLAALDRFWSPDGVDHAAVVGAGSAGLLFVQELRRRDVRTIVVSDPDPARRERARALGAEAAIGADAGALGESVLSVTDGRGADLVVEAAGHDAARAEAVAALADHGTLGLFGLPERTGSAPFPFETLFRRRASAHATYGAQSEPGLRSFRAAVDLIERGTVNVDGWLTHTYPIERIGDAIEHAASRRDDALKIGITFEGP; encoded by the coding sequence ATGATGCGCGCGGCCTGCCTCGAGGAGGACGGGCGGATCACATGCCGACTCGTCCCCGCCCCGCGTCCCCGCTCGGGGGAGCTGCTCGTGCGCACCGAGCTCGCCGCGGTGTGCGGCAGCGACCTCCACGCCGTCCAGGGCGGCATCGGCGCGGCGTCCCCGCCCTACCATCCCGGTTATCCGGGGCACGAGGGCGTCGGCACGGTCGTTGCCGGTGAGGCCTCGGGCCTGGCCCCGGGCCGATCCGTGCTGACCGTCCCCGAAGCGCCGACGGCGTCCGGTTTCGCGGAGTACCAGGCGCTGCCGGCGGGCTCGGTCGTGCCGCTGCCGGTCGGCATCCCGCCCGCGCGGCTCGTCCTCGCCCAGCACCTCGGCACCGTCCTGGCCGCGCTGGACCGCTTCTGGTCACCCGACGGCGTGGATCATGCCGCCGTCGTCGGGGCCGGCTCGGCCGGCCTGCTGTTCGTGCAGGAGCTGCGCCGCCGCGACGTCCGGACGATCGTCGTGTCCGATCCCGATCCCGCGCGCCGCGAACGGGCACGCGCTCTGGGGGCCGAGGCGGCGATCGGAGCGGATGCGGGCGCCCTCGGCGAATCGGTCCTGTCCGTCACGGACGGCCGCGGCGCCGACCTGGTCGTCGAGGCGGCCGGTCACGATGCCGCTCGGGCCGAGGCCGTCGCCGCCCTGGCCGATCACGGCACCCTGGGCCTGTTCGGCCTCCCCGAGCGCACCGGCTCCGCGCCCTTCCCGTTCGAGACGCTGTTCCGCCGCCGCGCGTCCGCGCACGCCACGTACGGCGCCCAGAGCGAGCCCGGCCTGCGTTCGTTCCGCGCCGCGGTCGACCTCATCGAGCGAGGCACCGTGAACGTCGACGGGTGGCTCACGCACACCTACCCGATCGAGCGGATCGGCGACGCGATCGAGCACGCGGCGTCGCGGCGGGACGATGCCCTCAAAATCGGGATCACGTTCGAAGGACCGTGA
- a CDS encoding TIGR04076 family protein, with protein MSEEMQLYDLRVTVDRIEGRSVCGMAPGDCFELTNSNEIRLPEGKHFCLYALQAVLPLLPAKQRELADSDWMAQDAEVACPDPDERLIMRVERTRKVTLRTDDLT; from the coding sequence GTGAGCGAGGAGATGCAGCTGTATGACCTGCGGGTCACCGTCGACCGGATCGAGGGACGATCGGTGTGCGGGATGGCCCCCGGGGACTGTTTCGAGCTGACCAACTCGAACGAGATCCGCCTGCCCGAGGGCAAGCACTTCTGCCTGTACGCGCTCCAGGCGGTGCTGCCGCTGCTGCCCGCGAAGCAGCGGGAGCTCGCCGACAGCGACTGGATGGCCCAGGACGCCGAGGTCGCGTGCCCCGATCCGGACGAGCGGCTCATCATGCGGGTCGAGCGCACCCGGAAGGTCACGCTGCGCACCGACGACCTGACATGA
- a CDS encoding LLM class flavin-dependent oxidoreductase — protein MRRDRPEIGLGFQSDKTAEEYAELARAAEAAGFDVLSVFSDLMYQPPVFPLLVMAGVTERVRLGPACLNPYSLAPFEIAGQTAALDLASHGRAYVGMARGAWLGDVGIEQTRPVTTLREAATVVGRLLGADDRGFEGEVFRLARGTRLAYEPARSRVPLLIGTWGPRAAALAGEIADEVKIGGTANPDMVSVMRERIRVGADAVGRDVDEVGVVVGAVTVVARDGDEARRHARREVAMYIDVVADLDPTLELPSDLLTELRGHLQAGRPREAGAAIPDDLLDRFAFAGDPDHVAAIARGVLEAGAARVEFGTPHGLTDREGVELLGREVLPKLR, from the coding sequence ATGCGTCGTGACCGTCCCGAGATCGGGCTGGGGTTCCAGAGCGACAAGACCGCCGAGGAGTACGCCGAGCTGGCGAGGGCGGCGGAGGCCGCGGGCTTCGACGTGCTCAGCGTCTTCAGCGACCTCATGTATCAACCGCCGGTCTTCCCGTTGCTCGTCATGGCGGGGGTCACCGAACGGGTGCGCCTCGGGCCCGCGTGCCTGAACCCGTACTCGCTCGCGCCGTTCGAGATCGCGGGACAGACCGCGGCGCTGGACCTGGCATCGCACGGGCGCGCCTACGTCGGCATGGCCCGGGGCGCGTGGCTCGGCGACGTGGGCATCGAGCAGACCCGACCGGTCACCACGCTGCGGGAGGCCGCCACTGTCGTCGGTCGGCTGCTCGGCGCCGACGATCGGGGCTTCGAGGGCGAGGTGTTCCGCCTGGCCCGGGGGACGAGGCTGGCCTACGAGCCCGCACGCTCGCGCGTGCCGCTGCTCATCGGCACGTGGGGTCCGCGCGCGGCGGCCCTGGCCGGCGAGATCGCCGACGAGGTGAAGATCGGCGGCACCGCCAACCCCGACATGGTCAGCGTCATGCGCGAGCGCATCCGGGTCGGCGCGGACGCCGTAGGGCGCGACGTCGACGAGGTCGGCGTGGTCGTCGGCGCGGTCACCGTCGTCGCGCGCGACGGCGACGAGGCTCGCCGCCACGCCCGGCGCGAGGTCGCGATGTACATCGACGTGGTCGCCGACCTCGACCCCACGCTGGAGCTGCCATCCGACCTGCTCACCGAGCTGCGCGGCCATCTGCAGGCCGGTCGGCCCCGCGAGGCGGGCGCGGCGATCCCCGACGACCTGCTCGACCGCTTCGCGTTCGCGGGGGACCCCGACCACGTCGCGGCCATCGCACGCGGTGTGCTCGAGGCCGGTGCCGCCCGCGTCGAGTTCGGCACCCCCCACGGCCTCACCGACCGGGAGGGGGTCGAGCTGCTCGGCCGGGAGGTCTTGCCGAAGCTGCGCTAA
- a CDS encoding amidohydrolase family protein, which produces MTDLLLTDCTVWDASGAGARPDAGVLIRDGAVAAVGPVEDVRSRAREGDGPEPRPCELGGATVLPGLGNLHTHFSLRHPGAAGALLATESDAELAFRMAGNAAAALRAGVTTVRCVGESRGADFALQAAIAAGTVPGPRVFTAGQGLCCTGGHGHGGDGTLECDGEAGFRHGVRAQLRAGADLIKVMISGGIAGEHEGIDTPQLATDELAAVLEVAHAWGRRVTAHAGPAGAIAEAVELGLDGVEHGYELTPEVAQAMADRGVQLVPTLVVTRCREYFERMGVPAWMMERALGAGERHMASFAAALEAGVPIGLGSDMLPAEPYEDTTATVRELEFMVEGGMTPEAALEAATLEPVRWLGAADQLGTLEVGKRADLIAVEGDPLADIAALRRLHLVLRDGRVARDDRALLPRER; this is translated from the coding sequence GTGACCGACCTGCTACTGACCGATTGCACCGTGTGGGACGCCTCGGGAGCCGGGGCGCGCCCCGACGCCGGCGTGCTGATCCGCGACGGCGCCGTCGCGGCGGTCGGCCCCGTCGAGGACGTGCGCTCGCGGGCGCGGGAGGGCGATGGGCCGGAGCCGCGCCCGTGCGAGCTCGGCGGGGCGACCGTCCTGCCGGGGCTCGGCAACCTCCACACCCATTTCAGCCTGCGCCACCCGGGCGCGGCCGGCGCCCTGCTGGCGACCGAGAGCGACGCCGAGCTCGCGTTCCGCATGGCCGGCAACGCCGCCGCGGCCCTGCGCGCAGGGGTCACGACGGTGCGCTGCGTGGGCGAGAGCCGTGGCGCGGATTTCGCGCTACAGGCGGCGATCGCGGCCGGGACGGTCCCGGGGCCGCGCGTGTTCACCGCGGGGCAGGGCCTCTGCTGCACGGGGGGACACGGCCACGGGGGCGACGGGACCCTGGAGTGCGACGGCGAGGCCGGGTTCCGTCACGGCGTGCGCGCGCAGCTGCGGGCGGGCGCGGACCTCATCAAGGTGATGATCAGCGGCGGGATCGCCGGCGAGCACGAGGGGATCGACACGCCCCAGCTGGCGACCGACGAGCTCGCGGCAGTGCTGGAGGTCGCCCACGCCTGGGGTCGCCGAGTGACAGCGCACGCGGGACCCGCCGGTGCCATCGCGGAAGCGGTCGAGCTCGGCCTCGACGGCGTCGAGCACGGCTACGAGTTGACGCCCGAGGTCGCGCAGGCGATGGCCGACCGGGGCGTGCAGCTCGTCCCCACCCTGGTGGTGACCCGCTGCCGCGAGTACTTCGAGCGCATGGGCGTGCCGGCATGGATGATGGAGCGAGCGCTCGGGGCGGGCGAGCGGCACATGGCGTCCTTCGCGGCGGCGCTCGAGGCCGGCGTTCCCATCGGCCTGGGCTCGGACATGCTGCCGGCCGAGCCCTACGAGGACACCACCGCCACGGTGCGCGAGCTCGAGTTCATGGTCGAGGGCGGGATGACGCCCGAGGCCGCGCTCGAGGCCGCGACCCTGGAGCCGGTTCGTTGGCTGGGGGCGGCCGACCAGCTGGGCACGCTCGAGGTCGGCAAGCGCGCCGACCTGATCGCGGTCGAGGGGGACCCGCTCGCCGACATCGCCGCGCTGCGGCGGCTGCACCTCGTCCTCCGCGACGGGCGCGTGGCCCGCGACGACCGCGCGCTCCTGCCCCGCGAGCGTTAG
- a CDS encoding ABC transporter ATP-binding protein encodes MGLLSFRDVHVEFARKGRAPVHAVAGVDLDLEEGEILGLVGESGCGKSTLARAGVGLMPLSGGEVVFDGEPIRHVRGRARPERERKLQMVFQDPFASLNPRRRIGEQITDALRGHASRQERRRRAGALLEQVGLEARDAPRYPHQFSGGQRQRIAIARALAPEPRVIVADEPVAALDASIQAQVANVLVELRRDLGLSILFISHDLSLVRHVCDRVAVMYLGRIAELGPTASMWRLPLHPYTEALIRAVPHPEQVGVAPSGLPGEVPDPADPPDGCVFHPRCPYAHDACMPEHPSLRTVGDARQVACVLHEPGGQARRPEEAARAPAGERPGGAHP; translated from the coding sequence ATGGGGTTGCTCTCGTTCCGCGACGTGCACGTTGAGTTCGCCCGCAAGGGGCGCGCGCCGGTGCACGCGGTCGCCGGGGTCGACCTCGACCTGGAGGAGGGCGAGATCCTCGGCCTCGTCGGGGAGTCGGGCTGCGGGAAGTCGACGCTCGCGCGCGCCGGTGTGGGGCTGATGCCGCTGTCGGGGGGCGAGGTCGTCTTCGACGGCGAGCCGATCCGCCACGTGCGCGGGCGCGCGCGGCCGGAACGCGAGCGCAAGTTGCAGATGGTCTTCCAGGACCCGTTCGCGTCGCTGAACCCGCGGCGCCGGATCGGCGAGCAAATCACCGACGCCCTGCGGGGCCACGCTTCACGGCAGGAGCGCCGCCGGCGCGCCGGCGCGCTCCTCGAGCAGGTCGGCCTGGAGGCGCGCGACGCGCCCCGCTACCCGCATCAGTTCTCCGGCGGGCAGCGGCAGCGGATCGCGATCGCCCGGGCGCTCGCACCCGAGCCGCGGGTGATCGTCGCCGACGAGCCCGTCGCCGCGCTCGACGCGTCGATCCAGGCGCAGGTGGCCAACGTGCTCGTCGAGCTGCGCCGCGATCTCGGACTATCGATCCTGTTCATCAGCCACGACCTCTCCCTCGTACGGCACGTGTGCGACCGGGTCGCGGTCATGTACCTCGGCCGCATCGCGGAGCTCGGGCCGACGGCCTCCATGTGGCGGCTCCCGCTGCACCCCTACACGGAAGCGCTGATCCGCGCCGTCCCGCACCCCGAGCAGGTGGGGGTCGCGCCGAGCGGGCTGCCCGGCGAGGTTCCCGATCCCGCCGATCCCCCCGACGGCTGCGTCTTCCATCCCAGGTGTCCGTACGCTCACGACGCCTGCATGCCGGAGCACCCGTCACTGCGGACCGTCGGTGACGCCCGGCAGGTCGCGTGCGTGCTCCACGAGCCGGGCGGGCAGGCACGGCGTCCGGAGGAAGCAGCACGAGCACCGGCCGGCGAACGACCAGGAGGAGCCCACCCGTGA
- a CDS encoding ABC transporter ATP-binding protein produces the protein MTEALLELRDLRVWLPSADGLVPVVHGIDLDVRERTIHGIAGESGSGKSLTASSVLGLLPPGGTASGSVRFRGQELLGMPMRALRRIRGNEIAMVFQDPMTTLHPMLRVERLLTEHLRHHRRTSARSARHRAVELLRMVRVPDPEGALRAFPHQFSGGMRQRLALAIALACEPRVLIADEPTTALDVTVQAEILGLLDSFRDELGIAIVLITHDLGVLAAMADELAVFYAGRVVEHGTADQLLTEPRHPYTRGLLEALPGGGADEDAQSPDGQGPGFLQSIPGRPPSPLELPPGCAFHPRCGYALASCREHVPDLVRLEDGRRSACPVDPLVPVTDRMG, from the coding sequence GTGACCGAGGCGCTGCTCGAGCTACGCGACCTGCGGGTCTGGCTCCCGTCGGCCGACGGTCTCGTGCCCGTCGTGCACGGCATCGACCTCGACGTCCGCGAGCGCACGATCCACGGCATCGCGGGCGAGAGCGGCAGCGGCAAGTCGCTGACCGCCTCGTCGGTGCTCGGGCTGCTGCCACCCGGCGGGACCGCCTCGGGCTCGGTGCGGTTCCGCGGGCAGGAGCTGCTGGGGATGCCGATGCGGGCACTGCGCCGGATCCGCGGCAACGAGATCGCGATGGTGTTCCAGGACCCCATGACCACGCTGCACCCCATGCTGCGGGTGGAGCGGCTGCTCACCGAGCACCTGCGGCACCACCGGCGGACGTCGGCCCGCTCGGCGCGCCACCGCGCGGTCGAGCTCTTGCGGATGGTGCGGGTCCCCGACCCCGAGGGCGCGCTGCGGGCATTCCCGCACCAGTTCTCGGGTGGGATGCGCCAGCGGCTCGCGCTCGCGATCGCCCTGGCCTGCGAGCCCCGCGTCCTCATCGCCGACGAGCCCACCACGGCGCTCGACGTGACGGTGCAGGCCGAGATCCTCGGCCTGCTCGACAGCTTCCGGGACGAACTGGGGATCGCGATCGTGCTCATCACCCACGACCTCGGCGTGCTGGCCGCGATGGCCGACGAGCTCGCGGTGTTCTACGCCGGTCGGGTGGTCGAGCACGGCACCGCCGACCAGCTGCTCACCGAGCCGCGCCATCCCTACACCCGCGGGCTGCTGGAGGCCCTGCCCGGGGGAGGCGCCGACGAGGACGCCCAGTCGCCGGACGGGCAGGGACCCGGGTTCCTGCAGTCGATCCCCGGGCGACCGCCGAGCCCGCTCGAGCTGCCCCCCGGCTGCGCCTTCCACCCCCGGTGCGGTTACGCGTTGGCCTCCTGTCGCGAGCACGTCCCCGACCTCGTGAGGCTCGAGGACGGCCGCCGCTCGGCGTGCCCCGTCGATCCGCTCGTGCCGGTGACGGATCGGATGGGATGA
- a CDS encoding ABC transporter permease, translating to MSTETPTLDRAMRRQQRRLVRSPWRQPLALIGAGIVGTWLVLALLAPWITPFEPLAQTAERLAPPSIDHWFGTDRVGRDILTRVLYGARTSIPLALIIVAVAATIGSLVGAVAGYAGGVVDNVLMRLVDLFFAFPNIILAMAVTAALGPDLRNAVIAIVVVSWPVYARVVRGLVLSIREMDYFQASRLAGVAGPAALRRDVLPNVAGSVAVLATLEMGNAVLLLSALSFLGLGARPPAPEWGSMVAAGADSFAAWWVGMFPGLAIVTIVLAFNLLGDNLRDALDPRTSKGLGRRAL from the coding sequence GTGAGCACCGAGACCCCCACCCTCGATCGGGCGATGCGGCGCCAGCAGCGCCGCCTCGTCCGTTCGCCCTGGCGCCAGCCGCTCGCGCTCATCGGCGCGGGCATCGTCGGCACGTGGCTCGTGCTCGCGTTGCTCGCCCCGTGGATCACTCCGTTCGAGCCGCTCGCGCAGACCGCCGAGCGGTTGGCGCCGCCCTCGATCGACCACTGGTTCGGGACCGACCGGGTGGGTCGCGACATCCTCACCCGCGTGCTCTACGGCGCGCGGACCTCGATCCCGCTGGCGCTGATCATCGTCGCCGTCGCCGCCACCATCGGTAGCCTCGTCGGCGCGGTCGCGGGCTACGCGGGCGGTGTCGTCGACAACGTCCTGATGCGGCTGGTGGACCTCTTCTTCGCGTTCCCGAACATCATCCTCGCGATGGCGGTCACCGCGGCGCTCGGCCCTGACCTGCGCAACGCGGTCATCGCGATCGTGGTGGTGTCGTGGCCGGTGTACGCGCGGGTGGTCCGGGGCCTCGTCCTGTCGATCCGCGAAATGGACTACTTCCAGGCCAGCCGGTTGGCCGGCGTGGCCGGCCCCGCCGCGCTACGCCGCGACGTGCTCCCGAACGTCGCCGGCAGCGTCGCCGTGCTCGCCACCCTCGAGATGGGCAACGCGGTGCTCCTGCTGTCGGCCCTGTCGTTCCTCGGCCTCGGTGCCCGACCTCCCGCTCCCGAGTGGGGGTCGATGGTGGCCGCCGGCGCGGACTCGTTCGCGGCCTGGTGGGTGGGGATGTTCCCCGGGCTCGCGATCGTGACGATCGTGCTCGCCTTCAACCTGCTCGGCGACAATCTGCGCGACGCGCTCGACCCGAGGACGTCGAAGGGCCTCGGCAGGAGGGCCCTGTGA